The genomic segment CTTTTCTCCAAAATAAACACAATTTTCCCTTCTGATCCCAAATCTGACTTTGGTCGCACAAACTTGAGCTTTTCAAATTAAATCGAACGGAAGAAAGCATAATAAAACCCCGCTTTCCGAGAAAAGCGGGGTTAGTCAGCAATCTGAAGTCCCCGCAAAGTTTAACTTTACGGGGACTTTTTTGTTTAAAAACAACCACCTAAAACAATTTCTTCGCCACGTGTTCCCGAAAATAAGCATAGGTCATGATAAAATCGTCCTGATTATGCGGCTCAAGGGTAATGGTCGGCAGGGGATCAAGCTCGCTGATGCGGGAAATGATGTAATCCCAATTCATACTGCCCTGCCCTAAGGCGAGGTGCTCGTCCTTGCTGCCATGGTTATCATGCAAATGCAGATGCTTGATGTGCGGCGCAAAGGAGTCGAACCAGAGATCAAAATCATCATGCTCCGAACCTTTGGAAAAAGAATACCAGTGCCCCAGATCAAAGCAGATGCCGATGTTGTCCCGGTTCAGGTCTGTTGCCAGCCGGGCAATGGCGTCCGGAGTGAATTCATAGGTGTTCTCAAGGCAGAGCGGCGGATGGTCCGGCCATGAATTACTCAAGCGCAGAATTCCTTCCACACAATTGGCATAAGCCCGCTCAAAAAGAGGCGGCTCCAGCCATGAGGTAAAGGAAGGATGCATGACCATACGTTGCGGAGCGAAAAATTTCGCCAGTTCAAATGCTGTGAGCAGAGTCTCGATGGATGCGTTGCGGATGGCCGGATTAAGGCTGGACGGCTTAAGATCCAGAAAGGGAAGATGCACGGTACACTTGAGCCCTGCTTCAAGGAGGCGGTCCCTGATGGAGACCAGCCAGTCCATGCTCAAGCATTCATCGCCCAGACAATCAAGGCCAAGTTCGGGCTGGATGGAATTTTCAATAAAAAAATCCAGATACTCCGGAGAATTGTAAATATAACGCAGAGGCAGATTAACGTAGCAGGTTTCAAATTCAGGCTTCATTCTCTGTCTCCCTTTAGAGTCGGACTATTACTGGTCCAGCTTGGTCTGTAGATAATCCGTCCCTTTGAAAACCATCCGGCCCACCGGAACAAAAGTGGTGGTATGACGCATGGTCAGGACTGTTTCCCTGCCGGGGCGCACATTAAAAACTTCACCCCATGAAACCGGAATATTATCAACAAAAGGCTGAATTTTATTACGATCTCCGTTGCTCCAGACATCTTTCAAGGCATAGAAATCAGGACTGATCTGCCGAATTTGCCCATCGGCCCAGTTAACCAGATCAGGATTACCGTCTTCGTCCTGCAATTCAAGAGCCTTGATTTGGCGGGGGGTAATGGCCAGATAAAATTCTGAACGCTTTTTGCCGGGTGTTTCGCGAACAACCCGGTAGCGGGAGACACCGTCCGGTCCTTGGAGCATATACTTGGCCATGAAATTGGAAGGATCAGCGATAATCTCGTGGCCCACGTCCTGACCGCTGTTGACCATTACCGAAGCCACAAAGCCCTTCAGGTTCAGGATTTCTTCCTTGCTGCTGCCGAGGATTCCTTCCAGAATAATCTGGTCTCCTTCAACCGCCTGCAGGGTCCCGCCGGCACTGATGAAGCGGGGCTGACCGTTAAGCCAGCAGAGAAAAACCGGACCGTTCACTTCCGGCAGGTCCGTCCTTCTGCCTTTCCAGCGGATGTTCGCTTTGGCCTGCCTGCTGCCGTCAATACGGACCTCAAGGGCCGGGAACTGCGACAGGGCCATGCGCGGAGCGGTAAGCAGATTGAGGTTGGGACGGTCACTGGCAAACACAGCCACCGCAGGCTCAAGACCGGAATCAACCACGGCCTTGCCGGAGGTGGATACAGGTGCACCGCGAACCAGCTCAATGGACTTGCCGCGCAGCGGCTTGCCGTTGATCAGAACTTCAAAGCCCTGCCCTTTGTGGGATTTGGGAAAGGAAAATTCAGGCACATCCAGCTCAAGGCCGAACTCCCGCAGCAGGTAAACCGTAGCCCGCAGCTGCTGACGCACTTTCCAGCCGAGGTCTTTAATATCCTTGCTCACTTCAACGGCCATGGCCGGAATTCCCCGTTCATGCAGGGCATAGCAGGTCAGGGATTTGAGCATTTCGGGATACTGGGTGGCCTTGGCGAAAGTCTTGGTATTGAACAGGGTAAACCAGTAGGATTTATTACGTATTTTACCATTGAGCTTATTGATGGTGCGCTCGCACATCTCAGCCAGCCGGATGTCTTTATACACAGCAGCATCAATGATCAAAGACTGGCCGTAACGCTTGGGATTGCGCAGGTTGTTCACGTATTTGGGATTGTAAAATCCGCTGCCCTCGTGAAGATGGATAAATCCTTCGGCACCGGAAATGAGAAAACGGATCGCCCGTGCAAGGCGGTCCTCGTAAAAACTGTTGTATTCTTTGTCGAAACGGCGGTTCAGATCAACATTGATCTGCCGGGTACGGCGCAGGATGGAAGGCTCATTGGCCCGGGGAACGATAATCAGGCTCCCTTTGCGTACCTTGCAGCGGGTCAGCAGCTGGGCGGTGAAAAAACCGGAAAGCTCATCACCCTGAATGCCGCCCTGCACCATAATCACCGGACCCGGCTCATCGCCGAAGACCCAGGTAACCCGCAGGGGATATTGCGTACCTTCAAAGAAGGTATAGTTCCTCACCTGCTGTGCTGATGCCGGAAGGGCAAGGCAGAGGGTGAAAAGACTAATTAAGAACGCGCGACAAAGGATATACTTCACTGAAAATCAACTCACCCTTGTTTGTAGTGATCATCAACCTGACACCGTAAAGGTCATCTACATCCGACCCTGAAGGCAGGCTGAAACGGGTTCTGACCACTTTAAACCTTTGAATGTGGAAAGACAGATCATTGCGGTTGGCCTTGATGGCAACACCCTTGCCGTTATTTTCAATCAGCTCAACCTTGGCCAGACCGCTCAAAGCGGAAGAGGTCTGCAGGTTATTCAAATCAAAACTCAGAGCCAGACTGCCGCCGGATTTACGCAGCTTAACATTCTCCACCCCGGCCCGCATCATGTTCTTGTAGAAAAGAAGCTTGTTCAAATCCACCACCGGAGCGGATTCAACTTTCTTCTCTTCCACCGGCACAGCGGCCAGCAGCGACTGCAACTCGTTTGGATCGTAGGAATCAAGAATCTTATTCACGTTTTCCAGACGTTCCAGTTGCACGGAAGCGTCATTCAGGCTCTTCTGCAATTCGATCTTTTCCTGCTTGAGCTGTCCGTTTTCAGTCCAGAAAGTGTATCCGGCCCATGCACCGGCCCCGGCGCAGAGAGCCAGCAGGAAAACAATCCACGCAAGAACCTTCAGCCAGAAAGGGCTGAGGCGGTAGCGTTTGACAGTGTCATCATCACGCATGAAAAGCACATTGTACTTGGTATTGCCCATCAGAGCTTTCTCCATTGTTCGTCAACAATCAGCCAACCGTCCTGCTCCGGACGGAGAACCAGTTTCTTCAGCCCCTTGTCGCTGTATCCGGAAGAATCCGAATATTCCTGCCTGAAAACGGCTTCCAGCCCCTGCGGATGCTCCCGCAGTGAAACTTTGCCGAACTCAAGAGAAGAAGGACTGTGTTCTTTCCAGATAGACTGCTTATTCTTCCTGATGGAAGAAACACCTTTTCTGCGTCCTTGCCTCGCATGGGAATCGTACAGGGAAATATAATTATCAAGGTCAGCGGAAAGCCAGCTTTTTTTCCAGCCGTCGATAAACGCTTCCACGCCAGCCTTCTTCGTCTCAAGATACCTGTCCCCCAGGGAAGAAATGGAGGGGCCGTATTCGCGGCCTACGATCTTCCATTTTCCATCAACCTTCTGCCAGTACAGTCTCTTGGCGGAAGAAGAGGACAGCCTTCCGGAGCGGTAATACTGGTCAAACCAGGTCACCCAGTAGTCCGGTCCGCGCAGTGCGTGCAGGTTGTAAATTTCTATATCAATCCACCCGGCACGGGAAAAAATCCGTTTTTTTCTATTCTCGAAAGCCTTGAAAGAACGTCTTTCGGATTTGGCGAAAAGAGCAGGATCATAGGCTGCAAAAAAATCATTATCACGGGCTTCCCAGTCGGCTGCCCACTTGCGGACCAGTTTTTCAAGCTCGACGGATTCAGCGGCTTGTGCGTCCCCGCTGTCATTCCAGCCCACCTTTTCACCGATGACCACAGGCGCGCCGGGATTGATATTCTCATCAAGATAATCCATATCGGTATTGACCAGAGCCACGCACCCTTTGGTGTCCATGGGCACAAGATCCTTGCCCCGGCCATGGATCCAGATACCGTACCCGGTCTTACCCTTAATGCGGTCAACAGGGTTGGGGAAATCAAGAGGAAAAGCCATCTCTCCGTAAAGCTCAAAATCCTTGAGCCCGGTCCTTTTGCCGGTGGTAAAGTATACACCTTCAGGGGTTTTCAGATCACCTTCAACATTCTTGTCGCCTGCGGCCTGCCCGGTGGCACAGGTAAAGCTGGCTTCAGCGTGCAGAGGACTTTTGTGGACCAGCAGATGCAACTTCTGGGAATTCTTATCAACGGCGAGAATATAATCGGGAACCAGCGGGGTCGGCTCAATTACAGGTTCCCAGCCCTGAGCATACGCAGAGGAGGCAAAACCTGCCAGCAGAATACATACTGCCGTAAAAAACTTAAAAACATCCATCATACCGAGTCCGACACCCCATCGTCCGTAAAGTCAAAAGACGAAATTTAAATTAAACTGCGCTGCCTGTATACAGCTGATTCAGGGAACAACACTCAACACTGTTACAAAAGTGAAAGAGGCACTCCAATCAGCTTCCATACAACACTTTTTCATGATTAAAAAGCGGCTTTTTAACACCCTAACATGAATGTAAAAGTCCTGCAAAAAAAAGAAAGCCCGGCACAGCCGAAAAGACTGCGCCGGGGACATAAATCAGTTCAATGCGATAATTTTCAAGCTATTCTCCGAATACTCTTTTGAAAATCATCTCTTCATAGCGGGTGTAGTAGCCCATATCAAAGGCTTCATCCAGAGCACCTGCATCAAGATGGGAATTGATGGTTTCATCCTTGCGGACTTCATCAGGGAAGGAAACCTTGTTTTCCCAGCAACGCATAGCCACTTTCTGAACCATTTCATAAGCCTTCTGACGCTCAAGTCCCGTCTCCAGCAGCGCGATGAGAACACGCTGGGAGTAGAACAGGCCGTAGGAAGCCATGAGATTGCGATCCATGTTGTCGCCGTTGATCTTCAGTCTTTTGATGACCCCGGTCATACGGCCGAGAATGTAGTCGGCAAGGATAGTGGAGTCAGGCATGATGACCCTTTCCACGGAAGAATGGCTGATGTCGCGCTCATGCCAGAGCGGCATGTTTTCCATGGTGACAAGACCGTTGGTACGCAGCAGGCGGGAAAGACCGCAAAGGTTTTCCGCAGAAATGGGGTTCTTTTTATGAGGCATGGCCGAAGAACCTTTCTGGCCCTTGCTGAAACCTTCTTCCACTTCCAGGACCTCGGTACGCTGCAGGTGGCGCAGCTCAACTCCGAGACGCTCGATGCCGCCGCCGAGCATTCCCAGTGCGGTAAAGAAATCCGCGTGACGGTCACGCTGCACAATCTGGGTGGAGATGGGGTCCACTCCAAGACCGAGCAACTCACAGGTGATGCGTTCCACTTCGGGATCAAGCATGGCGTAGGTGCCGACCGCACCGGAAATTTTACCCACGCTGACGCTCTTCAAAGCATCGGCGATACGCTCACGATGACGGGAGAATTCAGCATAGAAGCCTGCCATTTTCAGACCGAAGCTGGTGGGTTCGGCGTGGATTCCGTGAGTACGGCCCATGCACATGCGCCCCATGTTGGCGTGAGCCATTTCCTTGAGGGCTTCCAGAAATTCATCAAGGTCGTCCAGAATCATCTTACCCGCACGGCTAAGCATTACGCCGTTGGCAGTGTCCACAATGTCGGAAGAAGTGCAGCCGAGGTGGATGAAGCGGGAGGACGGACCGACCTTTTCTTCAACAGCGGTCAGGAAAGCAATAACGTCGTGCTTGGTCTTTTCCTCGATTTCAAGGATGCGATCCAGTTCGAAATCAGCCTTTTCACGGATGATCTCCATGTCTTCGGCGGGGATACGGCCCAGCTTGTGCCATGCTTCGCAGACGGCGATTTCAACTTCAAGCCACACTCTGAAACGGTTTTCCAGAGTCCACAGTTCACCCATTGCGGGACGGGTATATCTTTCAATCATTTTACCAATTCCGGTTAGTTGTTGAAAATACGGGGATATGTTCGGAACGATCAGACCTACCATATTATAAAGAGCAGGCCGGGACAAGATGCAGGTTGTTTTCAGTGGCGGGACACCGGGCAAAAAAACAGACGGCCCGGAATACACCGGGCCGTCTGGCCTTTTATCAGCTAACTGGATGCGCTGTCGGAACTCTTTGTAGAAGATTCCGAGGAAGTGGATGCACTGGTACCGCTTCCCGCCGGACTGGAGTTGCCGGTTTTCCCGGCCGCCGAGTCGGTTTTACAGTACCCAGAAGAATACCAGCCTCCGCCCTTGAGCACGAAAGAGGAATGGGAAAGGACCTTGGTGGCTACACCACCGCAGACCGGACATTCCAGTTCTTTATCCTCAAAGCTTGTCTGCCACTCTTCAAATATCTGCTGACATTCATGACATTGGTATTCATAAATCGGCATAATACCCTCCAATAAAAAAGGCGCGCCACACCTTAAATAAAATTCAAGGCTGACGAACCCGTCCCTGCATATGAGGGGAGCTGAACCGGATCAGTCCCGCATAGTGCAAAATGTATCTGCGCGGGAACTGAAACAGGTCAGTAAAATAACTTAGCTGGCTGCTGCAGCCTTTGCTTCTGCGATGCGAGCTTTGATTCTTTTAGCTCTGCGATGACGTTTACGCTGAAGTTCTTTCTTTCTTTCGATCTTTTTGTGTCTACCCATTTGGAGGACCTCCTAAATATTTTTTCGTACTTGCTGCACGATTGAATGCTGCAAAGAAAGTGTCAGTACCCTAAAAGACGGGCAATTGTAAAGAACTTAAGCTAACACAATTCGCAAAGCTTTGCCCTGCAGAACGCAAAATATTTTTTTCACAAACTAAACACGTAAAATACAACAACAAAATCACAACCTTCTCTTTTTGGGGCTTGACTACAGCCCACATCATGAACATATAAAACATTCCCAGCCGGAGCAGAGTTCTCAAAACCTTCCGGCCAAAAGTCTGCGAGGAGAAAACCATGAAGAAAGCCAAGACAAACAAAGCATTTGATAGAGCTGTTGAAGATATAACCGAAGTGTTCATGTTCGACCATTGGACAAGATTCTACTTCATCTTTGAAGAAGGCAAAAAGCTGATGGTCAAAGTTCCTGAAGAAGTCTGCACCCAGATTGACAAGGAATACCCCGGCCTGAAAGGACTGCTCGACCTTATGAATAATGAGGAAATCGACCAGCAGAAATCCATGAACACCGTCTGTTCATTTATCGGCGCACGTTTCGACGGCACCAAGTACAGCGACAAAATCGTACCCAAGGTTTTTGATTCCAAGGCTTTCAAAATGGAAATGTACCTTTTCAACCTCTGGATCAAAGGACACGAATCCTACCTCGAATCCGAAGTAATGACTTTCACCGACTGGAAGGAGCTTTACGACGGATGGCGCGCGCAGGACGAAGTCAAAAACTACGTTGAACGTCTGGGCAACGCAGGCCAGGGAGCACACATCCAGCCCCCGACCTGTTCCACTGTTCAGTAAGACGCTACGAATACATATAAATAAAAAAGGGAGCTTCCGAGGAAGTTCCCTTTTTTATTTATATAAAAATTTGAAATACAAAGCGGCGAAAGCCTACTAAAAAAGTTTGGGATCCTTAAACCCTTTTCAAAGGGTTTAAGCCGCCGGAGGCAAAATCAAATCATCAAAAAGGCGAAGCGCCTCACTTAATAACCCTGCGCGCGCCTATATAATATTTGCGCCAGTAATTCTTTTCCATGGACTCTTCACGCACATGGTGCCCGCTCTTGGGACTATGAATGAAAGAGTGCCCGTTTCCGGAATATATCCCCGTATGCAGACTCTTTCCTCCGCCCGGGATTCTGAACAAAACTATATCACCGGCCTGAATACGGCTTCTATGCACGGGCTTTCCGGCATTTTTCTGCTGCCATGAAACCCGCGGCACATCTATGCCGTGGCGACGGTACACCCACCAGACCAGCCCGGAGCAGTCAAAACCTTCTTTGGGGGACGCACCACCCCATTTATAAGGCTTACCGATCTGGGCTCGCGCAACCCTGACCACCGAACGCTTCACCGCAGTCGATCCCGATGACACGGTCCCGGCAGAAGAAGGCCCGATGACCTTCTTTCCGCACCCGGAAATCAAAACCGCCGCACATAGAAAAAATACCAGCCGCAAAAACCTGTTTTTTTCAACTCCCCATATTCTCATAGCATAGTTTCTATCTCGAATAATCGGCATTAACAATAGATTTAACCACTACCCCAAGCGATACTGGTTCACTTTTTCACAAAATATTTTTTAATTATCAGTAATTTCTATAGGCAGATAAACCCACTTAATCTCAAATAGCTGTTGACTTTTCTTTTAAATTTTAAGACTAATTTGTACAGTTTAGGTGATAATTGTGAAACATTTTCAAGAGTTACACAAAACCTAAAAAGTTAACACGGCTGAGGCATTTTTTCCAAAATCTGGTACAACATCGCGTTACAGTGAGGTCCGTATGTTGCCCATGATGTTAGTTCTGGCCATCTTGTTGCCCTTGGTGGCTGCTGTCGGCTGCTATTTCCTGCGCGTGAGCGCGATCAGATCCCTGATCGTTCTCGGCACAGGCGTAGTTCTTGCCGCGGTTTCCCTTGCCCTGCTCGGTCAAGGGTCTTTTACCTATTCTCCAGGTACAATTGTAGGAATCAGCTGGGATTCCCTCGTAACCCTGGCGGATTTTGCCCTGCTTTTCGTAATGCTTTATTACGCGTTCAAACTTAAAAACCAGTTGATCAAGATCCTTGTTATCTTACAGATCGTCCCGCTGGCAGCGTTTGAACTGTTCTTCGTCGACCATGCAGTCGAGACTCCCGCTATCTTTGCGGACAGCCTCTCCCTGATCATGGTTGCCGTCATCTCTATCATCGGTTCGCTGATCTGTTTCTTCGCGATCCCGTACATGAAAGAGCATGAAGAACACATGCATCTGGTAAAATCCCGTCAGCCGCAGTTCTTTTTCTTCCTCGTTCTGTTCCTCGGAGCAATGAACGGGCTGGTCCTTTCCAACAACATTCTCTGGCTCTACTTCTTCTTCGAAGTGACCACTTTCTGTTCTTTCATGCTCATCGGGCATGACCAGACCCAGATTGCGGTCAAGAACGCCACCCGCGCCCTGCTCATGAACGCACTGGGCGGTGTGGCTTTCGTCTTCGGTATGATCTGGGCCTACGCTGAAACCGGCTCCCTTGACCTTCAGGTCATCATTCAGGCCGGTCCCATGGGCGGCCTTATGCTTGCTCCTCTGGGTCTGCTCTGTCTCGCAGGTTTCACCAAAGCCGCTCAGGTTCCTTTCCAGAGCTGGCTGCTTGGAGCGATGGTTGCGCCGACTCCGGTCTCCGCACTGCTTCACTCCTCCACCATGGTTAAGGCCGGTGTATACATTGTACTGAGACTTGCTCCCGCTTACGCAGGAACCTTCCTCAGTCAGGGTATCGCCCTCTGTGGTGCCTTTACCTTCCTTGCCTGTGCTGCCATTGCGATCAGCCAGAGCAACGGCAAGAAAATCCTTGCCTACTCAACTATCAGTAACCTCGGCCTGATTATCTGCTGTGCCGGCCTGAACACCAGTTGGGCCATCACTGCGGCAATCATCCTGATTATCTTCCACGCAGCCTCCAAGGCCCTGCTCTTCCTGTGCGTCGGCACAATCGAGCACGGCATCGGCAGCCGCGACATCGAAGACATGCACGGCCTGTATCTCAAGATGCCCCGCACTGCGGTTATCACCATCGTGGGCGTCATGACCATGCTGCTGCCCCCCTTCGGCGTTCTGCTCGGTAAGTGGATGGCAATCGAATCCGCATCCGGCGACATGTTCGTCATCACCATGCTCGCTCTCGGTAGTGCAGTATCTCTGGTCTTCTGGGCCAGATGGGCAGGTATCCTGCTGACCGCACCGCTGCGCGACAAGGTTCCTGCGGAATCCCAGAGTGTGCTGACAAGACTTACCCTGACTGTCCTTGCCGGTATCGCAGTGGTTCTGTCTTTCTTCTCACCTGTCATCTACACCAAGCTCATTGAGCCTATGGTCGGCAAATCCTTTGAAATCACAGCTGGCGTATTCACATCACCCATGGGTGTTTTTGCTGTCTACCCGCTTTTCATCATCCTTGCCGCCGCGTTCATCTACTCATGGATTGAGACCAAGAAGTCCGCAAGCGATAAGACTTCCCAGACTTACATGTGTGGTGCCAACGTTCCCGAAGCCGGCGTTCAGTCCTTCATCGGACCCATGAACGGCCCTGTAGAACTCAAGGCAAGCAACTACTACATGAAAGAGTTCTTCGGTGAAGAAAAACTCACCCTGTGGGTCAACTTCGTTGCTCTTGCTCTCATCGTTCTTATGCTGGGAGGGGCTCTGTAATGAAAACTATCATCCTTATTATACTCGGCATCGTCATTGCTCCGATTCTGGGCGGCCTTATTGCCGGTCTGGACAGACGCCTCACCGCGCGTCTCCAGTCCCGCTTCGGTCCTCCGATTCTGCAGCCCTTCTACGATGTTGCAAAACTGTTCGGTAAAGACAAAGTTGTCAGCAACTTCTGGCAGGTTTTCTGTTCATGGGTTTACCTCATCGCAGCAGCCCTGTCCGTAGGCCTCCTCTTTGCCGGAAGCGACCTGCTCCTGATCTTCTTTGTTCAGGCTATCGGTGCTGTCTTCCTGGTCATGGGCGGTCTTTCAACTCCGTCCCCTTACAGCCAGGTCGGTTCACAGCGTGAACTGATTCAGGTCCTGACCTACGAACCGCTCCTCATCCTCGTTTTCGCATCCATCTTCATGGTAACCGGAAGCTTCAGAATTGATGAGATCATTGCTTACGAGCAGCCCCTGCTGGTGCAGTTGCCGCTCATGTTCGTAGTGCTTGGTTATGCTCTGACCATCAAGCTCAGAAAATCACCCTTTGACTTCTCCACCTCCCACCACGGGCACCAGGAGCTGGTCAAAGGTATGCTCACCGAGTTCTCCGGTCCTTACCTCGGCATCATTGAGATCGGCCACTGGTACGAGACCATCTTCATTCTCGGTATCTGCGCCCTCTTCTGGCACACCAGCCTGGTGGGTTGCGTACTCCTGATCGCTTCTACCTACTTTGCAGAGCTGATCATTGATAACACTATGGCGCGCATGACCTGGCGCTGGATGCTCAAGTACGTCTGGAGCATCGGTCTGGCCATGTCTTTCGTCAACCTCATCTGGCTGTACGCAGGTTAAGCTTATGTTCAAGAAATTCATTGGAAATTCACGCGCCAAGTCTCCGTGGATCATGCATTTTGACTGCGGAAGCTGCAACGGCTGCGATATCGAAGTTCTGGCATGCCTGACACCGCTGTACGACGTTGAACGTTTCGGTGTTGTCAACGTGGGTAACCCCAAGCACGCCGATGTCCTTCTGGTTACCGGAACCGTCAACCACAGAAACGCAAAAGTACTGCGCAACATCTACGATCAGATGCCTGATCCCAAAGGTGTTATCGCCATCGGTGCCTGCGGTCTGTCCGGCGGTGTGTTCCGCGAGTGCTACAACGTTCTCGGCGGGATCGATAAAGTAATCCCGGTTGATGTTTACGTCCCCGGTTGCCCGGCAAAACCCGAAGCAATCATCGACGGCGTGGTCGCAGCCCTTGCCAAGTTTGAAGGCCTTAAAGGCTAAACATTAAGGGGTAGGATCGTGATTGAAAATCAAATAGATGTAACTCTGGAAAGCCTGGTAGGCGAAGTATCCAAAATGAAGAGCGACGGGCAGCGCCTGGTCACCTTCTCCTGCACCGATATAGGTGAAGGCAAAGCGGATATCATCTACCACTTTGATAAAAACGAAGTACTTACCAACATCAGACTGACTGCGGACATGGATAAACCCGTGCCCTCCGTCAGCGGAGTATACTTCGCAGCACTGCTCATCGAAAACGAATTACAGGACCAGTTCGACATCAAGTTCGACGGTCTGGTACTCGATTTCGGCCGCAAGCTGTACCTTGACGACGAAGTGACCATCATCCCCATGTGTAACAACACAAAGGCGATGAAACCTAAGAAATAACTCGTCTTCCCGGATGAACCCAAGACGAAAACAACTATAGGGTAAATTATGGCACGTACCATCATACCTTTCGGTCCGCAGCATCCGGTTCTCCCGGAGCCGCTGCATGTTAAGCTTGTCGTGGAAGACGAGATCGTACAGGAGGCCATTCCCGCACTCGGATACGTTCACAGGGGTCTGGAAAAACTCGCTGAAATCCGCGACTACCACCAGATGATCCAGATTGTTGAACGCGTCTGCGGTATCTGCTCCAACATCCACTCAATGTGCTATTGTCAGGGCATTGAAGAAATGATGGGCATCGAGGTTCCCGAAAGAGCCGAATACCTCCGCACCATCTGGTCCGAACTTCACCGTATGCACAGCCACCTGCTCTGGCTGGGTCTCTTTGCCGATGCTTTCGGCTTCGAAGCCCTGTTCATGCAGTTCTGGCGCATCCGTGAACGCATCATGGACATCAACGAAGCTACCACCGGTAGCCGCGTTATCACCTCCATCAACATCGTTGGCGGTGTCCGTCAGGACCTGACTCCCGAGATGTGTTCCTGGATTCTTTCCGAAGTTGATATCTGCGTAAAAGAAATCAAGGAAATCCAGAACACCATCCTCAACGACTACACTGTATGCGCACGTACCAAGGGCGTAGGCGTTCTGACCAAAGAACAGGCTTACGACCTCGGCGCAGCAGGCCCGACCCTGCGCGGCAGCGGCGTTGCCTCCGACATGCGTCTTCTGAAGTACGCAGCATTTGATAAAATCGACTTCGAGCCGATCGTAGAAACATCCGGCGACTGCTGGGCACGCT from the Desulfovibrio sp. JC010 genome contains:
- a CDS encoding NADH-quinone oxidoreductase subunit L, translating into MLPMMLVLAILLPLVAAVGCYFLRVSAIRSLIVLGTGVVLAAVSLALLGQGSFTYSPGTIVGISWDSLVTLADFALLFVMLYYAFKLKNQLIKILVILQIVPLAAFELFFVDHAVETPAIFADSLSLIMVAVISIIGSLICFFAIPYMKEHEEHMHLVKSRQPQFFFFLVLFLGAMNGLVLSNNILWLYFFFEVTTFCSFMLIGHDQTQIAVKNATRALLMNALGGVAFVFGMIWAYAETGSLDLQVIIQAGPMGGLMLAPLGLLCLAGFTKAAQVPFQSWLLGAMVAPTPVSALLHSSTMVKAGVYIVLRLAPAYAGTFLSQGIALCGAFTFLACAAIAISQSNGKKILAYSTISNLGLIICCAGLNTSWAITAAIILIIFHAASKALLFLCVGTIEHGIGSRDIEDMHGLYLKMPRTAVITIVGVMTMLLPPFGVLLGKWMAIESASGDMFVITMLALGSAVSLVFWARWAGILLTAPLRDKVPAESQSVLTRLTLTVLAGIAVVLSFFSPVIYTKLIEPMVGKSFEITAGVFTSPMGVFAVYPLFIILAAAFIYSWIETKKSASDKTSQTYMCGANVPEAGVQSFIGPMNGPVELKASNYYMKEFFGEEKLTLWVNFVALALIVLMLGGAL
- a CDS encoding complex I subunit 1 family protein; this encodes MKTIILIILGIVIAPILGGLIAGLDRRLTARLQSRFGPPILQPFYDVAKLFGKDKVVSNFWQVFCSWVYLIAAALSVGLLFAGSDLLLIFFVQAIGAVFLVMGGLSTPSPYSQVGSQRELIQVLTYEPLLILVFASIFMVTGSFRIDEIIAYEQPLLVQLPLMFVVLGYALTIKLRKSPFDFSTSHHGHQELVKGMLTEFSGPYLGIIEIGHWYETIFILGICALFWHTSLVGCVLLIASTYFAELIIDNTMARMTWRWMLKYVWSIGLAMSFVNLIWLYAG
- a CDS encoding NADH-quinone oxidoreductase subunit B family protein, with the protein product MFKKFIGNSRAKSPWIMHFDCGSCNGCDIEVLACLTPLYDVERFGVVNVGNPKHADVLLVTGTVNHRNAKVLRNIYDQMPDPKGVIAIGACGLSGGVFRECYNVLGGIDKVIPVDVYVPGCPAKPEAIIDGVVAALAKFEGLKG
- a CDS encoding NADH-quinone oxidoreductase subunit C; the encoded protein is MIENQIDVTLESLVGEVSKMKSDGQRLVTFSCTDIGEGKADIIYHFDKNEVLTNIRLTADMDKPVPSVSGVYFAALLIENELQDQFDIKFDGLVLDFGRKLYLDDEVTIIPMCNNTKAMKPKK
- a CDS encoding nickel-dependent hydrogenase large subunit gives rise to the protein MARTIIPFGPQHPVLPEPLHVKLVVEDEIVQEAIPALGYVHRGLEKLAEIRDYHQMIQIVERVCGICSNIHSMCYCQGIEEMMGIEVPERAEYLRTIWSELHRMHSHLLWLGLFADAFGFEALFMQFWRIRERIMDINEATTGSRVITSINIVGGVRQDLTPEMCSWILSEVDICVKEIKEIQNTILNDYTVCARTKGVGVLTKEQAYDLGAAGPTLRGSGVASDMRLLKYAAFDKIDFEPIVETSGDCWARSTVRFRETLQSADLVRQAIAGLPQGDLAAPCKGNPEGEVITRVEQPRGECLYYIKGSGKKFLDRVRIRTPTFANIPPLLAMLPNCELADVPVIILSIDPCISCTER